In Arcobacter sp. F2176, the following are encoded in one genomic region:
- a CDS encoding cation:proton antiporter, which yields MESILFILFISLSISTILNIIFKKLSISHILGYIITGTLISTLFNFNGEEDLDALNLIAEFGIVFLMFSIGLEMPIEKLKRMKNALIFDGLSQVFISAVIIFVISKYVFSIDTNSSLIISLAFSLSSTAIVLTYLKQSKDIYTPYGQRATAILIFQDLAVIPILLLISFLSNDTLSLQEVLLKTVVSAVGIIAFMFIIGKRLISLLLRLSTQTKLEELFLASVLSIVIGTSILAHSLGFTYSLGAFIAGMIIADSSFHVKVESDISSYKDLLLGTFFFSVGTKIDVSFLLSNIHYVLLIFVAVMAIKAAVIYFIIKFKENKSDSVKSAIALCQVGEFSFAVFALAASNNIISEELSKFLILVTVLSMIITPFIVNNIYKLASYFVVEFYESDKITPIDQKNHTIVCGYSMLGRMIANTLEEKKVPFVIISDDLRHVLLARKRGFKAYFGHLDKLPVLESLKADETSSIIITLDNINKISLICTAVLSFYKDANLVVKVDSIEEKKMLKELNIKKFVYAYQEVAELLVKESLEVQ from the coding sequence ATGGAATCAATACTATTTATTTTATTTATATCATTATCAATTTCAACCATTTTAAATATCATATTTAAAAAGTTATCTATATCCCATATTTTAGGATATATCATAACTGGTACACTAATAAGTACTTTGTTTAACTTTAATGGTGAAGAAGATCTTGATGCTCTAAATTTAATCGCTGAATTTGGTATAGTATTTTTGATGTTTTCTATAGGATTAGAAATGCCTATAGAAAAACTAAAAAGAATGAAAAATGCTCTAATTTTTGATGGCTTATCGCAAGTATTTATTAGTGCCGTTATTATATTTGTTATTTCTAAATATGTTTTTTCAATTGACACGAATTCATCTTTAATAATCTCACTTGCATTTTCATTATCTTCAACTGCGATTGTTTTAACTTATTTAAAACAATCAAAAGATATATATACACCATATGGACAAAGAGCAACTGCAATTTTGATATTTCAAGATTTAGCAGTAATTCCAATACTCTTACTTATTAGCTTTTTATCAAATGATACATTAAGTTTGCAAGAAGTACTTTTGAAAACAGTAGTTTCAGCTGTTGGTATTATAGCTTTTATGTTTATAATTGGGAAAAGACTTATTTCATTGCTTTTAAGACTTTCTACTCAAACAAAACTTGAAGAGTTATTTTTAGCTTCTGTTTTATCAATAGTAATTGGAACTTCTATTTTAGCTCATAGTTTAGGATTTACATATTCCCTTGGAGCTTTTATTGCTGGTATGATTATTGCGGATAGTTCTTTTCATGTAAAAGTTGAATCAGATATTTCATCTTATAAAGATTTACTTTTAGGTACATTTTTCTTTTCAGTTGGGACAAAAATAGATGTTAGTTTTTTACTTTCAAATATTCATTATGTATTACTAATTTTTGTAGCTGTTATGGCTATAAAAGCGGCTGTAATTTATTTTATTATTAAGTTCAAAGAAAATAAAAGTGACTCGGTAAAATCAGCGATTGCCCTTTGTCAAGTGGGAGAATTCTCTTTTGCAGTTTTCGCCCTTGCTGCAAGTAATAATATTATATCAGAAGAATTAAGTAAATTTTTGATTTTAGTTACTGTTTTATCTATGATAATTACACCTTTTATTGTAAATAATATCTATAAATTAGCTTCTTATTTTGTAGTTGAGTTTTATGAGTCAGATAAAATTACACCAATTGATCAAAAAAACCATACTATTGTTTGTGGATATTCAATGCTTGGAAGAATGATTGCAAATACTTTGGAAGAAAAAAAAGTGCCTTTTGTAATTATTTCAGATGACTTAAGACATGTTTTACTTGCTAGAAAAAGGGGCTTTAAAGCATACTTTGGACACTTAGATAAACTTCCAGTATTGGAGTCATTGAAAGCGGATGAAACTTCAAGTATCATAATAACACTTGATAATATAAATAAAATAAGTCTTATTTGTACTGCTGTTTTATCATTTTATAAAGATGCAAATTTGGTTGTAAAAGTTGATAGTATAGAAGAGAAAAAAATGCTAAAAGAATTAAATATCAAAAAATTTGTATATGCTTATCAAGAGGTTGCTGAACTGCTTGTAAAAGAGAGTTTGGAAGTTCAATAA
- a CDS encoding PLP-dependent aminotransferase family protein has protein sequence MKRSFIREILEAIDEETISFAGGLPNSLLFPVDDLKLSANNILKKRDVWQYSLSNGIKSLRKKIAKQYCNEGFETEAENILITTGSQQALYILARHFQNKSIVLEDPSYLGAINTFKLNDLKMKTAPLESDGIELKSFKKAFEKSKLSYLIPDFQNPSTRTYSKYKREEVAKIVEKNNGLLIEDSPYTELYFDEKNKSISSLIPNNSFHLGSFSKTLCPSLRIGWIRANKKLIDELLVIKESIDLHSCGLSQHLLNEYLKNDKKYQNHLNILRKYYKEKSEYFCEQLDKYLPEFVYEKPKGGMFVYGEFKDVDSFELLNKCMKRKVVFVPGCEFYVKNKNKNEIRFNFTNSSLEDITKGIKIIAQALKS, from the coding sequence ATGAAACGCTCATTTATAAGAGAGATACTTGAAGCAATAGATGAAGAGACAATATCATTTGCAGGTGGTTTACCAAATAGCTTATTATTTCCAGTTGATGATTTAAAATTATCAGCAAATAACATCTTAAAAAAAAGAGATGTTTGGCAATATAGTTTAAGTAATGGAATTAAAAGCCTAAGAAAAAAAATTGCAAAACAATATTGTAATGAGGGCTTTGAAACTGAAGCTGAAAATATACTTATTACTACAGGAAGCCAACAAGCTTTATACATCTTAGCAAGACACTTCCAAAATAAATCTATAGTTTTAGAAGATCCTTCTTATTTAGGTGCAATTAATACTTTTAAATTAAATGATTTGAAAATGAAAACTGCTCCATTAGAAAGTGATGGTATAGAGTTAAAATCTTTTAAAAAAGCTTTTGAAAAATCAAAATTAAGTTATTTGATTCCAGATTTTCAAAACCCATCAACTAGAACTTATTCTAAATACAAAAGAGAAGAAGTAGCAAAAATAGTTGAAAAGAATAATGGATTATTAATAGAAGATAGCCCTTATACTGAACTATATTTTGATGAAAAAAACAAAAGTATAAGCTCACTTATTCCAAATAATAGTTTTCATTTAGGTTCTTTTTCAAAAACACTTTGTCCCTCACTTCGAATTGGTTGGATAAGAGCAAATAAAAAATTAATCGATGAACTTTTAGTAATAAAAGAGAGTATTGATTTACATAGTTGTGGTTTATCTCAACATCTTTTAAATGAGTATTTAAAAAATGATAAAAAATATCAAAACCACTTAAATATTTTAAGAAAATACTACAAAGAAAAATCAGAATACTTTTGTGAACAATTAGATAAATATCTTCCTGAATTTGTTTATGAAAAACCAAAAGGTGGGATGTTTGTCTATGGTGAATTTAAAGATGTTGATAGCTTTGAACTTTTAAATAAATGTATGAAAAGAAAAGTTGTATTTGTACCTGGTTGCGAATTTTATGTAAAAAATAAAAATAAAAATGAGATTAGATTTAATTTTACAAACTCTAGTTTAGAAGATATTACAAAAGGTATAAAAATAATTGCCCAAGCTCTTAAATCTTAA
- a CDS encoding GyrI-like domain-containing protein, whose product MKKETLEKRAKITNYIMYYIYKYIDTDINIDTLSMDLNISKFHMHRIFKEEFGKNIYEAIKSIRLQKASTLLITNKYSTITQIASMCGYSSQTSFIRAFKQRFNCTPKKWKNDGYKEYSKEILKDSIDSLDLNIPEFNIEAKIVKMPKLRAYYIRHEGYDNSIKNIWQKLYTWTLTKNIKNYKQIGIHHDNPVITPLDKCQYIACIVLEDEVEIEDSSLPTFLIPDGIYAKFHLEGFSGDTLKFMRWLYHTWLLNSGYETKTAPSYSIYEKNHFLEDDEKFILDYYLPITYV is encoded by the coding sequence ATGAAAAAAGAGACTTTAGAAAAACGAGCAAAAATCACTAATTACATTATGTACTATATTTACAAATATATTGATACCGATATAAATATAGATACTCTAAGTATGGATTTAAATATAAGTAAATTTCATATGCACCGTATATTTAAAGAAGAGTTTGGGAAAAATATTTATGAAGCAATTAAATCAATAAGATTACAAAAAGCCTCTACTTTACTTATTACAAATAAGTACTCAACTATTACCCAAATAGCTTCTATGTGTGGATATAGCTCACAAACTTCTTTTATAAGAGCATTTAAACAAAGATTTAATTGTACTCCTAAAAAATGGAAAAATGATGGTTATAAAGAGTACTCTAAAGAGATTTTAAAAGATTCAATTGATTCTTTGGATTTAAATATTCCTGAATTTAATATTGAAGCAAAAATTGTAAAAATGCCCAAATTAAGAGCTTATTATATAAGACATGAAGGTTATGATAATAGTATAAAAAATATTTGGCAAAAACTTTATACTTGGACACTTACAAAAAATATAAAAAATTATAAACAAATAGGTATTCATCACGATAATCCAGTAATTACACCCCTTGATAAGTGTCAATATATAGCTTGTATAGTTTTAGAAGATGAGGTTGAAATAGAAGACTCTTCTCTTCCAACATTTTTAATTCCAGATGGGATATATGCAAAATTTCACTTAGAAGGTTTTTCTGGAGATACTTTAAAATTTATGCGATGGCTTTATCACACTTGGTTATTAAATAGTGGTTATGAGACTAAAACAGCACCTTCTTATTCAATATATGAAAAGAATCATTTTTTAGAAGATGATGAAAAATTTATTTTAGATTATTATTTACCTATTACATATGTATAA
- a CDS encoding chloride channel protein: MTNKNLNKHLAEQTVMFASITKWILISSLIGAIVGAIVSLFLKLLEYCENSRELLPFNYYYTLPFALVITVFLIKKFAPSAQGHGTEKVIEAVHKKSGEMDIKVIPVKLFATVLTIFAGGSVGKEGPGAQIGAAAASFIANLFKFSRRDKKKMVICGISAGFASVFGTPLAGAIFGVEILIVGALMYDILLPSIVAGFSAFFVAKMLFGISYTYFDIAFYTVFDFNYALIAKILIGGIFFGLVADFIITTMSAVEKFASSLKMNYMLKAFLGGVVIVILTMIFGTEYLGLGFETIKSSLSSSFELHENVPWYAFIFKTVFTALTLGFGGSGGVITPVFYIGATSGNFFGWLVDGYIPLFAALGFVSVLAGATSAPIAAMIMAVELFGMNVAHYAALSIIIAFLMTGHRSVFPSQLLAMKKSEALDVNLGEEINNTHATYTTKFFENITKIGKLIYRKLKEQRARNKDEDL, translated from the coding sequence ATGACAAATAAAAACTTAAATAAACACCTTGCTGAACAAACAGTAATGTTCGCAAGTATCACAAAATGGATATTAATTTCTTCTTTAATTGGTGCAATAGTTGGTGCAATCGTATCTTTATTTTTAAAGCTTCTAGAATATTGTGAAAACTCAAGAGAGCTACTTCCCTTTAATTATTATTATACCTTACCCTTTGCCCTTGTTATTACAGTATTTTTAATAAAAAAGTTTGCCCCAAGTGCACAAGGACATGGAACAGAAAAAGTTATTGAAGCTGTGCATAAAAAATCTGGTGAAATGGATATAAAAGTAATACCAGTAAAATTATTTGCAACTGTATTAACCATATTTGCAGGTGGTTCAGTTGGTAAAGAGGGGCCAGGGGCACAAATAGGTGCTGCTGCTGCTTCTTTTATAGCAAATTTATTTAAGTTTTCAAGACGAGATAAAAAGAAGATGGTTATTTGTGGTATTAGTGCTGGATTTGCTTCTGTATTTGGAACTCCATTAGCAGGTGCTATATTTGGTGTTGAGATACTAATTGTTGGTGCCTTGATGTATGATATTTTACTTCCATCTATTGTTGCTGGATTTTCTGCTTTTTTTGTAGCAAAAATGTTATTTGGTATTAGTTATACCTATTTTGATATTGCTTTTTATACGGTTTTTGATTTTAATTATGCACTAATAGCTAAAATCTTAATTGGTGGGATATTTTTTGGATTAGTAGCAGATTTTATTATTACTACTATGTCTGCAGTTGAAAAGTTTGCAAGTAGCTTAAAAATGAATTATATGTTAAAAGCTTTTTTAGGTGGAGTTGTAATTGTAATTCTTACAATGATTTTTGGAACTGAGTATTTAGGATTGGGATTTGAGACTATTAAAAGCTCACTGTCTTCTAGCTTTGAGCTTCACGAAAATGTGCCTTGGTATGCCTTTATCTTTAAAACTGTCTTTACTGCACTTACTTTAGGTTTTGGTGGAAGTGGAGGAGTTATTACTCCTGTGTTTTATATCGGGGCTACTAGTGGAAACTTCTTTGGTTGGCTAGTTGATGGATATATTCCACTATTTGCTGCGTTAGGGTTTGTAAGTGTTCTTGCAGGTGCTACTAGTGCTCCAATTGCAGCTATGATTATGGCAGTTGAACTTTTTGGTATGAATGTTGCCCACTATGCAGCTTTATCAATTATAATCGCCTTTTTAATGACAGGACATAGAAGTGTTTTCCCTTCTCAACTTTTAGCTATGAAAAAATCAGAAGCACTAGATGTGAATTTAGGGGAAGAGATTAATAATACCCATGCAACTTATACAACTAAGTTTTTTGAAAATATAACAAAAATAGGAAAACTAATTTATAGAAAACTAAAAGAGCAAAGAGCTAGAAATAAGGATGAAGACCTATAG
- a CDS encoding pyridoxal phosphate-dependent aminotransferase family protein: MYEKELNAIKKSNLYRQRKIFDEKLIDLASNDYLGLSSNETLFKNAYENVLKQKYKSPKASILVNGYSQIHKKFEDDLKKANKFEEALVVGSGFLANVSMIEALVRKGDTLFIDEEYHASGILATKLLKKEQVILFSHNDYQDLENKIKTRELKGRFIIAIEGVYSMSGNIPHKEFFDISNKYDALLIVDEAHSSGVIGENLLGIFDYYNIKPQKNHIKMGTLGKAYGSYGAYILSSKNIIDFLINRAKAVIYTTAPSLFDIALANESLKYILTNTNEIKTKIKNRQEVVKDELGIEAKSLIIAYDIGENKKVLEIQKKVLEKGYIVGAIRQPTVKSAIIRLISKIDVSINDLQKVCKLIKK, from the coding sequence TTGTACGAAAAAGAACTTAATGCTATAAAAAAATCTAACTTATATAGACAAAGAAAGATATTTGATGAAAAGCTAATAGATTTAGCTTCAAATGACTACTTAGGTCTTTCAAGTAATGAAACACTTTTCAAAAATGCCTATGAAAATGTGTTAAAACAAAAATACAAATCCCCAAAAGCCTCAATCTTAGTAAATGGATATAGTCAAATTCACAAAAAATTTGAAGATGATTTAAAAAAAGCAAACAAATTTGAAGAAGCTTTGGTGGTGGGAAGTGGATTTTTGGCAAATGTCTCTATGATAGAAGCATTAGTTCGAAAAGGTGATACACTTTTTATAGATGAAGAGTATCATGCAAGTGGAATACTTGCTACAAAACTGTTAAAAAAAGAACAAGTAATTCTTTTTTCACATAATGATTACCAAGATTTAGAAAATAAAATTAAAACTAGAGAATTAAAAGGTAGATTCATTATTGCCATTGAGGGTGTTTATTCAATGAGTGGAAATATTCCCCATAAAGAGTTCTTCGATATATCAAATAAATATGATGCTTTATTAATAGTTGATGAAGCACATAGTTCAGGAGTTATTGGAGAGAATCTTTTAGGAATATTTGATTATTACAATATCAAACCACAAAAAAATCACATAAAAATGGGAACTCTTGGAAAAGCTTATGGAAGCTATGGAGCATATATTTTATCATCAAAGAATATAATTGATTTTTTGATAAATAGAGCAAAAGCTGTTATTTACACAACTGCTCCATCTTTATTTGACATAGCCTTAGCTAATGAATCTTTGAAATATATATTAACAAATACAAATGAAATAAAAACGAAAATTAAAAATAGACAAGAAGTTGTAAAAGATGAGTTAGGAATTGAAGCAAAGTCTTTAATCATAGCTTATGACATTGGTGAAAACAAAAAAGTTTTAGAAATACAAAAAAAAGTTTTAGAAAAAGGTTATATAGTAGGTGCGATTAGGCAACCAACAGTAAAAAGTGCTATCATTAGACTTATTTCTAAAATAGATGTTTCAATAAATGATTTACAAAAAGTTTGTAAACTAATTAAAAAATAA
- the thiS gene encoding sulfur carrier protein ThiS, with translation MNLIINGEEKNFQEGISLQEIITSLKIEDKVMAAAVNMEIVKKDEWTNYKPQNDDKLELLQFVGGG, from the coding sequence ATGAATCTTATTATAAACGGCGAAGAGAAGAACTTTCAAGAGGGAATCTCTTTGCAAGAAATTATTACTTCACTAAAAATCGAAGATAAAGTTATGGCAGCAGCGGTAAATATGGAAATTGTTAAAAAAGATGAGTGGACAAATTATAAACCACAAAATGATGATAAACTAGAATTGTTACAATTTGTTGGTGGTGGTTGA
- a CDS encoding YitT family protein: protein MKKKDLLNYLYVLLGTMSLSFGAVTLLSPNEIITGGGIGIALLVHYVFPNLTLGTYIILVSAPFIIVGYIYYGKKYTIKTLITMLLLSFFTDFFKEVLELKPLVNDILLGAVFGGIFVGFGVGFIMKGKSSTGSTSISGELIASKTKFKVSEILLAQDAVILISSIFVYGDIKKSFYSLIGVYITSKIVDMVLTGRPSKKVVHIISNKVEDLTVHIRERIEEHGAVITGVGLHKGQDKNIIFVAVETNKIQLLRDIISKHDPEAFLIISEASEILGRGTKI from the coding sequence ATGAAGAAAAAAGATTTGTTAAACTATTTATATGTTTTATTAGGAACTATGTCTTTGTCTTTTGGTGCTGTAACTTTATTATCTCCAAATGAGATAATAACAGGTGGAGGAATAGGTATTGCTTTACTTGTTCATTATGTATTTCCTAATCTTACTTTAGGTACATATATTATACTTGTCAGTGCTCCTTTTATAATTGTGGGATATATTTATTATGGTAAAAAATATACGATTAAAACACTAATTACAATGTTATTACTTTCATTCTTTACAGATTTTTTCAAAGAAGTTTTAGAATTAAAACCTTTAGTAAATGATATTCTTTTAGGAGCTGTATTTGGTGGTATATTTGTAGGATTTGGTGTTGGATTTATTATGAAAGGTAAATCATCAACAGGTAGTACTTCTATTTCAGGAGAATTAATAGCTTCAAAAACGAAGTTTAAAGTATCTGAAATATTATTAGCTCAAGATGCAGTGATTTTAATTAGTTCAATATTTGTATATGGAGATATTAAAAAATCATTTTATAGTCTTATTGGAGTTTATATTACTTCAAAAATTGTTGATATGGTATTAACAGGAAGACCATCTAAAAAAGTTGTTCATATAATCTCAAATAAGGTTGAAGATTTAACTGTACACATAAGAGAAAGAATTGAAGAGCATGGAGCTGTGATTACAGGAGTTGGTTTACATAAAGGGCAAGATAAGAATATAATCTTTGTAGCTGTTGAAACAAATAAAATACAATTATTAAGAGATATTATTTCAAAGCATGACCCAGAAGCATTTTTAATCATTTCAGAAGCTTCTGAAATACTAGGAAGAGGAACTAAAATATGA
- a CDS encoding YraN family protein has translation MSTQHKGKYAETKACEYLNEQGFKIVEQNFFAKKIGEIDIIASKNETYHFVEVKSGLEYEAAVNNITKSKLSKIKRSADYYLQTKKLNVAFCIDAIIVVNEELEFLENITL, from the coding sequence ATGTCTACTCAGCATAAAGGGAAATATGCAGAAACAAAAGCTTGTGAGTACTTAAACGAACAGGGCTTTAAAATAGTTGAGCAAAACTTTTTTGCAAAAAAAATAGGTGAAATTGACATTATTGCTTCAAAAAATGAAACTTATCATTTTGTAGAAGTAAAATCTGGTCTTGAATATGAAGCAGCTGTAAATAATATAACTAAATCAAAACTATCAAAAATAAAAAGAAGTGCCGATTATTATTTACAAACTAAAAAACTAAATGTTGCATTTTGTATAGATGCAATTATTGTTGTAAATGAAGAACTAGAGTTTTTAGAAAATATAACTCTATAG
- a CDS encoding DUF502 domain-containing protein, producing MLNKFKIFLSHGKTHIFEIILKGLFWLAPIVAITVIINWIYGKIDAITGYLFKTIGINPEHFPFIWTIVGVCLLLFIAYIVGIFVETRLGDFVQKIYSKVPGYETVKELINIFNTSKSGEKKVLVVLIRGFSKEDYNIGLMYSTSESIIKDHYTVTLSMTPIPNGGFMFEVHKDKILVIEEATFDTNLQYLLSMGVKSMADILKIEPKAIDEFKTIVEYLENKKS from the coding sequence ATGTTAAATAAGTTTAAAATTTTTTTAAGTCATGGTAAAACTCACATTTTCGAAATAATATTAAAAGGTCTTTTTTGGTTAGCCCCAATTGTTGCTATTACTGTCATCATTAACTGGATATATGGAAAAATAGATGCAATAACAGGATATCTATTTAAAACTATTGGGATAAATCCTGAACATTTTCCTTTTATTTGGACGATTGTTGGTGTTTGTTTACTTTTATTTATTGCATATATTGTTGGAATCTTTGTAGAAACAAGACTTGGAGATTTTGTTCAAAAGATATATTCTAAAGTACCTGGATATGAGACAGTTAAAGAGCTTATAAATATATTTAATACTTCAAAATCTGGTGAAAAGAAAGTATTAGTTGTATTAATAAGAGGATTTTCTAAAGAAGATTACAATATTGGACTTATGTACTCTACTAGTGAAAGTATTATTAAAGACCATTATACCGTTACTCTTTCAATGACTCCAATTCCAAATGGTGGATTTATGTTTGAAGTACATAAAGATAAAATTTTAGTAATAGAAGAAGCAACTTTTGATACCAATTTACAATATTTATTATCAATGGGTGTAAAATCAATGGCAGATATTTTAAAAATAGAACCAAAAGCTATTGATGAGTTTAAAACTATTGTAGAATATTTGGAAAATAAAAAATCTTAA
- a CDS encoding leucyl aminopeptidase, whose protein sequence is MKIKLKEIEKFDIEIIILKSLKECKKEEKELLKQSGFNANEGEVLFHGKKLYVGTNKLKGEDLKIAFSNAIKAILKTKYKNVKISLVNKDKELNLKNIVEGLVLGAYSFDKYKSKKEEKELNVFIDSKDSKYKKTDLQNELNEVVAICESVNLVRNIVNTTPEDFTPITMAQKAKEISFSNGLECKIQGEEYLEKHGMNAMLAVGRASRHESQLIHLTYKPKNPKGKIVLVGKGLTYDCGGLSLKSGEGMVSMKCDKSGASAVLGVMNSLNAISCEYEVHGILGAVENMIGGDAYKPDDVLVARNGKTIEVRNTDAEGRLVLADCLCYAQDEIKDIDYIFDLATLTGACIIALGEYTTGVMGHNKKLKEKINKASEKSGELVGFLPFNRYLPPMIKSGVADIVNSVGSKAGGAITAALFLDNFIKDENKKKWLHFDIAGAAYREKVWGYNPYGASGAGVRLLLEFMQNQK, encoded by the coding sequence ATGAAAATAAAATTAAAAGAAATAGAAAAATTTGATATAGAGATTATTATTTTAAAAAGTTTAAAAGAGTGCAAAAAAGAAGAAAAAGAGTTATTAAAACAAAGTGGTTTCAATGCAAATGAAGGTGAAGTTCTATTTCATGGGAAAAAGTTATATGTTGGTACAAACAAACTAAAAGGCGAAGATCTAAAAATCGCTTTTTCAAATGCTATAAAAGCTATTTTAAAAACAAAATATAAAAATGTAAAAATCTCCCTTGTAAATAAAGATAAGGAATTAAATCTAAAAAATATCGTAGAAGGTTTAGTTTTAGGAGCATATTCTTTTGATAAATATAAATCAAAAAAAGAAGAAAAAGAGTTAAATGTTTTTATTGATAGCAAAGATTCAAAATACAAAAAAACTGATTTGCAAAATGAGTTAAATGAAGTAGTAGCTATTTGTGAAAGCGTTAATTTAGTTCGAAATATTGTTAATACTACACCTGAAGATTTTACTCCAATTACAATGGCACAAAAGGCAAAAGAGATATCTTTTTCAAATGGATTAGAGTGTAAAATCCAAGGGGAAGAGTATTTAGAAAAACATGGCATGAATGCTATGCTTGCTGTTGGACGTGCTTCAAGACATGAAAGCCAACTTATACATTTAACATATAAACCCAAAAATCCAAAGGGAAAAATTGTTCTTGTGGGAAAAGGTTTAACTTATGATTGTGGAGGATTGAGTTTAAAATCAGGTGAGGGTATGGTTTCTATGAAATGTGATAAAAGTGGAGCAAGTGCAGTCTTAGGAGTAATGAATTCTCTAAATGCTATTTCTTGTGAATATGAAGTTCATGGAATCTTAGGTGCTGTAGAAAATATGATTGGTGGAGATGCTTATAAACCAGATGATGTATTAGTGGCTCGTAATGGCAAAACCATAGAAGTGAGAAATACAGATGCGGAAGGAAGACTTGTACTTGCTGATTGTTTATGTTATGCCCAAGATGAGATTAAAGATATAGATTATATCTTTGATTTGGCAACACTGACAGGTGCTTGTATTATCGCTTTAGGTGAATATACAACTGGTGTAATGGGACATAATAAAAAACTAAAAGAAAAAATCAATAAAGCCTCAGAAAAATCAGGAGAATTAGTTGGATTCTTACCTTTTAATAGATATTTACCACCTATGATAAAAAGTGGTGTTGCTGATATTGTAAACTCAGTTGGTTCAAAAGCTGGAGGAGCAATAACTGCTGCATTATTTTTAGATAATTTTATAAAAGATGAGAATAAAAAGAAATGGCTACATTTTGATATAGCAGGAGCAGCTTATAGAGAAAAAGTATGGGGTTATAATCCTTATGGAGCAAGTGGAGCAGGGGTTAGACTTCTTTTAGAATTTATGCAAAATCAAAAATAG
- a CDS encoding quinoprotein relay system zinc metallohydrolase 1 produces the protein MKYFYIFIFYSTFLYSTSFNFELKAIKLSNNSYYFYGKEEYFSVKNGGDISNTAFIITKNSVILIDTGSSYEYGEEVKKKIKQITNKPIKYVINTHHHPDHFLGNNAFSNSEIFSTEFTKNEIAKNGDLYIANLNNLVQGAMNGTKIKVPNEILKSNELNLDGYKLKLFYLDGHTKSDLVIYDENTKILYAADLVFNKRTLATPHANIPDWIKSLEKLKKINYKILVPGHGKIDRTKNAINEDIAYLHYLDNTLKNSARNGFDIFEILARPIPKEFESFTMFKEEFERSIINLYPKYEKRRMKN, from the coding sequence ATGAAATATTTTTATATATTTATTTTTTATTCAACATTCTTATATTCTACTAGTTTTAATTTTGAACTAAAAGCCATAAAACTATCTAACAATAGCTACTATTTTTATGGAAAAGAGGAGTATTTTTCTGTTAAAAATGGTGGAGATATTTCAAATACTGCTTTTATTATCACAAAAAATAGTGTTATTTTAATAGATACTGGTAGTTCATATGAGTATGGAGAAGAAGTAAAAAAGAAAATAAAACAAATCACAAATAAGCCAATAAAATATGTAATCAATACTCACCACCATCCTGATCATTTCTTAGGGAATAATGCTTTTTCTAATAGTGAAATCTTTTCAACAGAATTTACAAAAAATGAAATAGCAAAAAATGGAGATTTATATATTGCAAATCTAAATAATCTAGTGCAAGGTGCTATGAATGGTACTAAAATAAAAGTTCCAAATGAAATACTAAAATCAAATGAGTTAAATCTAGATGGATATAAATTAAAACTTTTTTATTTAGATGGTCATACAAAAAGTGATTTAGTAATTTATGATGAAAATACTAAAATACTTTATGCAGCTGATTTAGTTTTTAATAAAAGAACCCTTGCTACACCACATGCAAATATTCCAGATTGGATAAAATCCCTAGAAAAATTAAAAAAAATAAATTATAAAATCTTAGTCCCAGGACATGGAAAAATTGATAGAACTAAAAATGCTATAAATGAAGATATAGCTTATTTACACTATTTAGATAATACTTTAAAAAATAGTGCTAGAAATGGTTTTGATATCTTCGAAATTCTTGCTAGACCAATTCCTAAAGAGTTTGAAAGTTTTACAATGTTTAAAGAAGAGTTTGAAAGAAGTATTATAAATCTTTATCCAAAATATGAAAAAAGAAGAATGAAAAATTAA